A genomic segment from Pseudosulfitobacter sp. DSM 107133 encodes:
- a CDS encoding radical SAM protein produces the protein MKDIADAQSQGNAGKFQDPQRTAKGEERATVALTHPETLWFNTGTLCNIECVNCYIESSPTNDALVYITADDVRDYLDQLADRNWGVHEIAFTGGEPFMNPQMIDMAQAALERGYDVLILTNAMRPMMRKRMQDGLVQLNARFPGKLTLRISVDHHRASLHDAERGAGSFANTLKGMEWLRDNGFRMAVAGRSIFEEDETQSRAGYAAFFARHDFDIDAYNPGMTVLFPEMDERVDVPEITTACWGILNKSPDAVMCSSSRMVVKRKGADSPAVLACTLLPYSPAFELGTTLQQAEGPVALNHPHCAKFCVLGGASCSA, from the coding sequence ATGAAAGACATTGCAGATGCTCAATCACAGGGCAACGCGGGCAAATTTCAAGACCCACAGCGCACAGCCAAGGGCGAGGAACGCGCAACCGTCGCGCTGACCCACCCCGAAACGCTGTGGTTCAACACCGGCACCCTGTGCAACATCGAATGCGTGAACTGCTATATCGAAAGCAGCCCGACCAATGATGCATTGGTCTATATCACGGCTGATGACGTGCGCGATTACCTGGACCAGCTGGCCGACCGCAATTGGGGTGTGCACGAGATTGCCTTTACCGGCGGCGAACCGTTCATGAACCCCCAGATGATCGACATGGCGCAGGCCGCGCTGGAACGCGGCTATGATGTGTTGATATTGACCAACGCGATGCGTCCGATGATGCGCAAACGGATGCAGGACGGATTGGTACAGCTGAATGCGCGCTTTCCCGGCAAGCTGACCCTGCGCATTTCCGTCGATCACCACCGCGCCAGCCTGCATGACGCCGAACGCGGCGCGGGCAGTTTTGCCAATACGCTGAAAGGCATGGAATGGTTGCGCGACAACGGCTTTCGCATGGCGGTTGCCGGGCGCTCGATCTTTGAAGAGGACGAAACCCAATCGCGCGCCGGATATGCCGCTTTCTTTGCCAGACACGACTTTGACATTGACGCATACAACCCTGGAATGACTGTGCTTTTTCCTGAAATGGACGAACGGGTTGACGTCCCCGAAATTACCACGGCCTGCTGGGGCATTCTGAACAAGTCCCCCGATGCGGTCATGTGTTCCTCATCGCGCATGGTGGTCAAACGCAAGGGCGCTGACAGCCCTGCGGTGCTGGCCTGTACCCTGCTGCCCTATAGCCCTGCATTCGAACTGGGCACCACTTTGCAACAGGCCGAAGGCCCCGTCGCGCTGAACCACCCGCACTGCGCGAAATTCTGTGTGCTGGGCGGCGCAAGCTGCTCTGCGTGA
- the zwf gene encoding glucose-6-phosphate dehydrogenase — protein sequence MVSRVIPVDPFDLVIFGGTGDLARRKILPGLFRRFCSGQMPDDARVIGAARSEMTREEYRAFVAEAIREFGGGKSCENGTLEAFQTRLEYVTVDAKGDDGWAEMVKLMDGRDVVRAFYFSVAPGLFGDLASRLHHWKLTNDQTRIVVEKPFGRDLATAKALNASLAAHFDESQIYRIDHYLGKETVQNLMAVRFGNMLFEPLWNSQYVDHIQITVAETVGVGGRGDYYDRSGAMRDMVQNHLMQLLCLIAMEPPSKFDPDAVRDEKLKVIRALDPVAPHHVVRGQYEASEEGPSYREAVEDPRSRTESYVAMKVGISNWRWAGTPFYLRTGKRLVARSSEISVVFKELNHSIFGEKQDHRNTLSIRLQPNEGITLNVTIKEPGPGGMRLVDVPLDMTFAEALGEDAEETPDAYERLIMDVIRGNQTLFMRGDEVEAAWAWTDPIIAGWEARGEVPKPYESGSAGPGDAVQMLARDTRVWREVKP from the coding sequence ATGGTTTCGCGCGTTATTCCGGTCGATCCTTTTGATCTGGTCATCTTCGGGGGCACGGGTGATCTGGCCCGTCGTAAAATCCTGCCGGGCTTGTTCCGGCGCTTCTGTTCGGGGCAAATGCCCGATGATGCGCGCGTTATCGGGGCCGCACGGTCCGAGATGACGCGGGAAGAATATCGCGCCTTTGTTGCCGAAGCGATTCGTGAATTTGGTGGTGGCAAGTCCTGCGAGAACGGCACGCTTGAGGCGTTCCAGACGCGGCTGGAATATGTCACGGTCGATGCCAAGGGGGACGATGGCTGGGCCGAGATGGTCAAGCTGATGGACGGGCGCGACGTGGTGCGGGCCTTTTACTTTTCGGTTGCACCCGGTCTGTTCGGCGATCTGGCGTCGCGCCTGCATCATTGGAAGCTGACCAATGACCAGACGCGGATTGTGGTCGAAAAACCCTTTGGCCGTGATCTGGCCACGGCCAAGGCGCTGAACGCCTCGCTGGCCGCGCATTTCGACGAAAGCCAGATTTACCGTATCGACCACTATCTGGGCAAGGAGACCGTGCAAAACCTGATGGCGGTGCGCTTTGGCAATATGCTGTTCGAACCGCTGTGGAACTCCCAATACGTCGATCACATCCAGATCACCGTGGCGGAAACCGTCGGAGTCGGGGGCAGGGGCGATTATTATGACCGTTCGGGTGCGATGCGCGACATGGTGCAGAACCACCTGATGCAGCTTTTGTGTCTGATCGCCATGGAACCGCCCAGCAAGTTCGACCCCGACGCGGTGCGGGACGAAAAGCTGAAAGTGATCCGGGCGCTTGATCCGGTTGCACCGCACCATGTGGTGCGCGGCCAATACGAAGCCAGCGAGGAGGGCCCCAGCTATCGCGAAGCTGTGGAAGACCCGCGTTCGCGCACCGAAAGCTATGTGGCAATGAAGGTCGGTATTTCAAACTGGCGGTGGGCGGGCACGCCGTTCTATCTGCGCACCGGCAAACGTCTGGTGGCGCGTTCCAGCGAGATTTCGGTGGTGTTCAAAGAGCTGAACCATTCAATCTTTGGCGAAAAGCAGGACCACCGCAACACCCTGTCGATCCGGCTGCAACCCAACGAAGGCATCACGCTGAATGTAACCATCAAAGAGCCGGGACCGGGCGGGATGCGGCTGGTTGATGTGCCCTTGGACATGACCTTTGCCGAAGCGCTTGGCGAGGACGCCGAAGAGACGCCTGACGCCTACGAACGGCTGATCATGGATGTGATCCGTGGCAACCAGACCCTGTTCATGCGCGGCGACGAGGTCGAGGCGGCATGGGCTTGGACCGACCCGATCATCGCAGGATGGGAGGCGCGCGGCGAAGTGCCCAAGCCCTATGAAAGCGGCAGTGCAGGCCCCGGTGATGCGGTGCAGATGCTGGCCCGCGACACCCGCGTCTGGCGCGAGGTAAAGCCATGA
- a CDS encoding usg protein, which yields MQVSETEMMLKGYGLTTAEFFYHMPDYAHVLNSYTWQDYDTAPDHPRLFEFVEFWQREIEGPLHSVRFTHRKLIAPGEWRNQVGEFRIH from the coding sequence ATGCAGGTCTCGGAAACGGAAATGATGCTGAAGGGATACGGGCTGACCACGGCTGAATTCTTCTATCACATGCCCGATTATGCCCATGTGCTGAACAGCTATACATGGCAGGACTACGACACCGCCCCCGACCATCCGCGGCTGTTCGAATTTGTCGAATTCTGGCAGCGCGAGATCGAGGGGCCGCTACATTCGGTGCGTTTTACCCATCGCAAGCTGATTGCGCCGGGGGAATGGCGCAACCAGGTCGGTGAATTCCGAATTCATTGA
- a CDS encoding YbjN domain-containing protein, translating into MKSYIASAATALVLASAQVSSAQSVSASNPETLTKLLGESGYPTEIVTDSYGDPQIKTEMEGTKVDINFYGCDDGRNCRDIQFRASFQTSGNVSMRTLHDWNRDFYLGKAYENNEGLAVIEHAVAGVDGMSRYTFERILSRWNNAVDSFKEHIGF; encoded by the coding sequence ATGAAATCATATATTGCCAGCGCCGCAACCGCTCTTGTTCTGGCCTCGGCGCAAGTGTCATCGGCCCAGTCCGTCAGCGCGTCGAACCCTGAAACGTTGACAAAATTGCTGGGCGAGTCCGGCTATCCCACTGAAATCGTCACTGACAGCTACGGTGATCCGCAGATCAAGACCGAGATGGAAGGCACCAAGGTCGATATCAATTTTTACGGCTGCGACGACGGACGCAATTGCCGCGATATCCAGTTCCGGGCCAGCTTTCAAACCTCAGGCAACGTATCTATGCGCACTCTGCACGACTGGAACCGCGACTTCTATCTCGGCAAAGCCTATGAAAACAATGAGGGCCTTGCCGTGATCGAACATGCCGTCGCTGGTGTTGACGGCATGTCGCGCTATACGTTCGAACGCATTCTGTCGCGCTGGAACAATGCGGTGGACAGCTTCAAGGAACACATCGGATTCTGA